One Companilactobacillus farciminis KCTC 3681 = DSM 20184 genomic window, TGTAGTTAACTCAAAGAACTATAAAAGTGCACAGAAAAAAATCAATACTTATAATCGCCAATCAAAACGATCAATGAATATTGATTCTACATTGCAACGGACAGCACGCAATGCTGTGTTAGATCGTCACGTTGATTCTGATATGTTTAGCTCAATTAATAAGCAGACACTTCAAACTATTCGTAAGGTTCGGGATGTCGCCGAAAGAGCCGCTAAATCGCCAAAGGATTCTCTTAATTGGCAAAGGGAAGTAGCAGACATTTTGACCGGTGGCAATAAAGCTACTAATGGCCAAATGGGTAGAGCTGCTGGCATGATTCGAACCGCTACTGCACAGGCATTAAACAGGACAAGATTGGAAAAGCTAAAGAGTGACAAAGTTAAGAAATATAAGTTTGTGTCACTTGAAGCTCCTAATACCTGTCAGGATTGTGCCGATTTAGACGGAAATGTCTATGATGTTGCAGACGCAGAGGAAGGTGTTAACTT contains:
- a CDS encoding minor capsid protein encodes the protein MKLTEKQAIAIAQAIYGKQDERVKQIEQLYKNTQSNVIDMIAAFIANNSNWNGKANPDEIANFLSNLKDTFSNAGKDDQATIKAAFKGNQLKTNGDVLIAKITQAFVKQMVAQKLQLSVSTKNIPDVVNSKNYKSAQKKINTYNRQSKRSMNIDSTLQRTARNAVLDRHVDSDMFSSINKQTLQTIRKVRDVAERAAKSPKDSLNWQREVADILTGGNKATNGQMGRAAGMIRTATAQALNRTRLEKLKSDKVKKYKFVSLEAPNTCQDCADLDGNVYDVADAEEGVNFPLMHYNCQCTVIEANEDDDWDTSNHDVSEELDSL